The DNA sequence GAGCCACCCGAGACCGACGCCGAGCCCAGGAACATCCCCGAGAAGCACTGCGCCTCGAGCTCCATGCGCCGGGACAGCTCCAGGCCGACCGCCGAGTCGGCGCCCGCGTCGTAGCGCTGCTCGCCGTACGCGTCGGAGATGCCGGCCATGTTCTGCACGTGGTGGCCGTATTCGTGGGCGAGGATCGACAGGTACGGGCCGGGGTGGTTGCCCCACGTCTCGATCTCGATGCGGTCCATCGGCATGTAGATCGTGTTGTTCGACGGGCAGTAGAACGGCGTGACGCCGGTGGTCGTGCCGCCGCTGCCGCACGGCGTCGACGACTCCGAGAGCGACCGCGGCACCGACAGGTTCGGCGTCCGGAACGGCAGCTCGGCGCCGCCGAGGGCCTTCGACCACATCGCGTCGAGGCAGGCGATGCCGGACTGGAAGAACTTCGTGACGCTGTTCTGGTCGGTCGCCCAGCGGCTCAGCGTGCACGGGACGTTCTGCAGCCCGAAGTTCGGGCTCCCGAACAGCGGGTTGTCGCCGGTGGCCGCGACCGAGTGCGGGCCGGCCGGCGTCTGGGACGTCGGCGTTTCGCGCCCGGACGTGCGGGTCTGGCGCGTGGTCGTCTCTTCGGTGGACGACGTCCTGGCCGTGGTTTCGTCGCTGGTGGTCTCGGAGTAGGTCTCGGTCGGGTAGGTGCTGGAGTAGCCGGCGTCGGCGACGTGCCGCGAGTGCCCGCCGGTCAGCGCGACGGCCGCGATCAGCCCGCCGACGACGGCCACGATCCCGATGATCGCCACGGCCACGATCACGCCGGCGTTCGACTTCTTCGCGACGTAGGGCCGGTACCCGGGCGCGAACCGCGGCCCGAACGCCATCGCGGGCGGCGGTCCGGCGTGACCCGGGGTGAAGACGGGCGCGGGCGCCGTCACGGGCGGCGGCAGCGGCGCCCCGGCGGGCGGCGGGGGACGGAACTGCGGGCCGGTCGGCGGACCGCCGAAGCCGCCGGGACGCGGATAGGGCCCGGACGGCGGACCCGGCGCGGGGAACCCCTGGGTGCCCTGCGGACCCTGGACCCCCGGCTGGCCCTGCGGCGGCCCGCCGGACTGGTGCGGCGGTGGTCCCTGCGGACCGCGCGAACCCGGCGGCGGGCCACCGGGCGACTGCGGATTCCGCGGTGCGTGCGGGTTCTGCGGCGGCGAACCGGCAGGCCCCTGCGGTCCGGCGGGTCCCTGCTCCGGCTGACCTTGCGGCCCGGTCGGCCCCTGCCCGGGCGGCTGGCCCTGCGGACCCTGACCCGGCCGGCCCTGCGGACCCCGCCCCGGCTGGCCCGGCTGACCCGGCTGGCCCGGCAACGGCCGGTTCCCGGGCGGCGGCAACGGCCGCGCCCCCGGTGGCGGCAACGGCGGCCGGCCCGGAGGCGGCACCGGACGTCGCGGGTCGTGCGGACCCTGCGGCGGTTGGGACATCTGTGTGGAACCCCCCGTGGACTCACCCCGTCGGAACCGGCGTACCTGCGCTGATCTCGCCGTTCCGGCCGTCAGCATAGATCCAGTGCTCTAGGGTGTGGTGCTGTGTTGAGGAAACTGGGGCTCGTCGTCGCGGCGGGTGTGCTGGCCGCCGCCGGGCCCGCGGCCGCCGCCGACGGGCCGACCGGGCCGACAGCGGGGCCGCCCCTGCCCGCGCAGCCGAGCGAGCAGGTCAAGAAGCCGCAGCTGCTCGGCAGTGAGGTCCCGGGTGTCCAGGCCCCGGACGGCGCGACCGCCGACGTCGCGCTCAAGCTCCTGCGCGACGGCTCCCTCTCCGTCACCGAGAAGGTCACCGTCCCCGGCGGGCAGCAGCTCGTTTCCCGCGTCCCGCTGCGGGTTTCGGCCGGTGACGACCAGGACCGCGTCTTCGCCGTCCGCGACGTCAAGACCGAGGGCGCGGCCACCAGCCAGGCGACCGGCGACCAGCTCGTCCTCACCTTCACCGGCGGCAGCTCCACCGTGACCTACCTGGTCGACGGCGTCGTTGCCGACCAGAACGGCCGGCAGCAGGCGCGCTGGCAGGCCGCGAGTGGCTTCGACGGCCCGCTGGCCAAGCTCACCGCGTCGTTCATCGCGCCGTCGCCGGAGCTGTCCCCTGTGGACTGTTTCGCCGGCCCGATCGGCTCCAGCCGGCGCTGCACGCTCAGCGAGCTCGACCACACCGGCGTCGTGCGCCTGGAACAGAACGACGTCCAGCCGGGCGACCGCGTCGACCTGCTGGTCGGCCTGCCCGCGAACACCACGCCGGCCACCGCGAAGTTCGCCGACATCGGCCTGCTCGCCAACGCCTTCGCCCTGACGCCGCTGACCGGCGTCGTCTTCGCCGTCCTCCTGGTGCTGCTCGTCGCCGCCGCGGTCTTCGTGGTGCGCCGCCGCAAGCAGGACGCGGGTGCGCTCACCGCCGCCGCCGGGCCGGTCGAGGTGCTGCTGCGCGACGGCGAGCGCGTCTACTTCGCCTCCCCGGACGGCGTGCTGCCCGGGCAGGTCGGCACGGTGATCGACGAGACCGTCGACGTCGTCGACATCAGCGCCACCGTGGTCGACCTGGCCGTCCGCAACTACCTGTGGCTCGCGGAAGTACCGGGGCCCGACTGGCAGCTCGCCCGCCGCAACCCGCCCGACGAGCACCTGCACGACTTCGAGCGCGCGGTCTACGAAACGCTCCTGCCGGCGGGCACCGACGCCGTGCTCGTGTCGCAGCTGCGCGCCCGCGGCGGCCTCGACCTGCGCCGGATCAGCGACGCGATGTACGCCGACGTCGTCACCAAGCGCTGGTTCTCCCGTCGCCCGGACACCGCGCGCGGCCGCCTGACCTGGCTCGGCGCCGGGATCTTCGCGCTCGGCCTGGTCGTCACGGCGATCCTCACGTTCACCGCCGGGTACGCGCTGCTCGGGGTCGCGGTCGCGCTCGCCGGGCTCGGTGTCGCCGCCGCGGCCGTGCTGCTGCCGTCGCGCACCGCGCGCGGCCGGGTGCTCGTCGGCCAGGTCCGCGGCCTGCTGCACTACCTGCACCACGCCAAGGCCGAGGACATCCCGCCGGGCGACCGCGAGATGGTGTTCTCCCGGTCGCTGCCGTACGCGGTGGTGCTGGGCGACACCGAACGCTGGCTGGGCGCCTTCGCCGCGCTGAACCCGGCGTCGGACGGCACGGCCGGCCTCTACTGGTACGGCGGCATGGAGGCCGACAGCGACCTGCGCCGCTTCGGCGCGCACTTCCCGTCGTTCCTGACCGCGCTCGACGGACTGCTCACCGAGTCCGGCCGCGCCACGTCGCGCTGACCGTGCGCGGCCGGGTCGTCACCGCGGCGGCGCTGACGCTCTTCCTGGCCGTCGCCGGGCCCGCGGCCGCGCAGGACCAGCCACCGCCGCCCGCGTTGCCGCAGAGCGCCGAGATCCAGCTCAAGGTGGAGCGTGACGGCGCGCTTTCGGTCGCCGAGGCGGTGTCGGTCCCCAACGGCGTCACGATGGACCGCCGGGTCCCGCTGCGGGTCCCGGCGCCGCACCACCGCGACCGCGTCTACGGCGTGCGCGACGTCGTCCTCGAAGGCAGCGGCACGGCGTCGGTCGACAACGACGCCTTCGCGATCCACCTGACGTCCGGCACCTCGACCGTCCGGTACACAGTGGACGGTGCGGTCGACGGCAACCGCGTCACCTGGGAGCTCGCCGGCGGCTGGAGCACCGAGCTGAAGTTCCTCCGCGCGTCCTTCGCGGCGCCCGAGATCCCGACGGCGGTCGACTGCCGGGCGGGACCGGCCGATTCGGACTTCCCGTGCGGCGCCGCGCAGATCGACCACGCCGGGCTGACCCGGTTCAGCCAGCAGAACCTCCTCGCGGGCCAGCGGATGACGGCGACCGTCGAGCTGCCCGCGGGCACCGTCCCGGCGAACGCACGGCTGGTTCCCGCCAAGACGCTCGCGGGCGCGTTCGTCCTCACCGCCCCGGTCGGCTGGGCCTGGGCGGGCTTCGGCGCGCTGCTGCTGGCCGCGGTCGTACTCGTGTGGCTCGCGCGACGCCGTGACGCCGAACCGGGGGAGCCGCCGAAGGTCGAGCTGATCACCGCGAACGGCGAATTCGCGTCACCGGAAGGCGTGCTGCCGGGCCACGTCGGCCTGCTGCTGCACGGCCGCACCGGCGCGGCGGACATCGCCGCGACCGTGCTCGACCTCGCCGTCCGCAACTACATCTGGGTGAGCGCCGAGGACGGCGGCTGGCGGCTGAGCCGGCGCAACCCGCCCGACGAGCACCTGACCTCCTTCGAGCGTGCGGTGTTCGCGGCCGTCCTGCCGGAAGACCCGGTGACGCTTGCCGAACTGCGGCGGCGGCACGTCGTTATCGCACCGGACGGGCTGTATGCCGACGTCGTCCGCCGCGGCTGGCTCGCGGCGCGGCCCCGGAGGCTCGGCCGCGCCGGCGTCCGGGTGGTCTTCTACGGCGTGTTCCTGACCGTCCTGCTGGCACTGACCGCCGGATACGCCCAGCTCGGCGTGATCCTCGCGCTGGCCGGAGCGGCCGCCGCGGTGGTGTCGGCGGCGCTGCCCGCGCGTCGCCGCGCGGGCACCGACGTCGCACGGCGGCTTCGCGGCGTCGCCGAAGAGCTGGGTTCGGTGTGGGTGAAGGACCTCGGCAAGCCGCAGCGGGAACTGGTGTTCTCACGCGGTCTGCCGTACGCGTCAGCTCTGGGCGAACTGAGCGCCTGGGTGGCCGCTTTCGACGGTCTCGAGCACCCGCCGCCGGTCTACTGGCACTCCGGCGGAATCGGCCCTGACCAGGCCGGATCCTTCGCGACGGCCCTCGCAGGCACGTTCGCCGGCGCCCGCCGCGGGCACCTGCTGGATCTTGTGGGTCCGGACGGCGGTTCTCACCCGCCAGCCGGGAAGCCAGGGACCGCCGAGCCGTCGTAGGGTGGGGCCATGGCCGATCCCGAGCTCGTCCGATACACCCTAGACAACGGTTTGCGCGTGGTCCTCGCACCCGACGCGACCGCGCCGGTGGTCGGCGTCAGCGTGCACTACGACGTGGGTTTCCGCTCCGAGCCGGAGGGGCGCACCGGTTTCGCGCACCTCTTCGAGCACCTGATGTTCCAGGGCTCCGAGAGCTTGGAGAAACTCGCCCACTTCCGGCACGTCCAATCCAGCGGCGGCACCTTCAACGGGTCCACCCATCCGGACTACACCGACTACTTCGAGGTGCTGCCGAGCGCCGCGCTGGAACGCGCGCTGTTCCTCGAAGCCGACCGGATGCGCGCGCCGAAGCTGACCGCCGAGAACCTGGCGAACCAGATCGACGTCGTCAAGGAGGAAATCCGGCTCAACGTGCTGAACCGGCCCTACGGCGGGTTCCCGTGGATCACCCTGCCGCCGGTCCTGTACTCGACGTTCCCCAACGCGCACAACGGCTACGGCGGCTTCGAGGACCTCGAGAGCGCCACCGTCGAGGACTGCGCCGCGTTCTTCGACACCTACTACTCGCCGGCCAACGCCGTGCTCACCGTGGCGGGTGACTTCGAGGTCGCCAACGCCAAGGACCTGATCGAGCAGCACTTCGGCGACGTCCCGCACCGGCCGGCGCCGCAGCGGCCGTCGTTCGCCGAGCCGCTGCCGACCAGCGAGCTGCAGGGCGAGACGATCGACCCGCACGCCCCGCTGCCCGCGCTCGCCGTCGGCTACCGGATGCCGGACCCGATCAACGACGTCGGCGGTTACCTCGCCTACCTCGTGCTCGCCGGTGTGCTGACCGACGGCGACGGCTCCCGGCTGCAGCAGCGGCTGGTGCACAAGGAGCCCCTGGTCGTCGACATCGGCGCCGGCGCCGGGCTGTTCGGCCCGTTCGAGGCGCGCGACCCGGACACGTTCACCATCACCCTGATCCACCCGCACGAGGTGCCGCGCGAGCGCGTGCTCGCGGCGCTGGACGACGAGCTCGAGAAGATCGCCGAGAACCCGCCGGACGAGCAGGAACTGCGCAAGGTCACCGCGCGCTGGGCCGCGAGCCTGCACTCCGAGCACGACCGCCTGGTGTCCCGGACCCTCGCGCTCGGCTCGTTCGAACTGCTCTACGGCGACGCCTCGCTGGTCTACCAGCTCGCCGACCGGATGTCCGCCGTCACCTCGGAAGCCGTTTCGGCGGCGGCGAAGGCGCTGCGCCCCGACGCGCGCGCCGTCCTGGTGGTCAAGCCCGCTTCGGAAGGGACCGACGAGCAGTGAGCTCCCCCACGACTTCTGCAACGCACCGCAGCGCCGAGGAGATCGGCCGCACCGAGCGGGGGCCGCGCCCGCTGCCCCCGCTCGGCGAGCAGCGCACAGCCGCCGACCTGTCCCATGTGGACACCACGCTGGCCAACGGCCTGCGCGTCGTGGCCGTGCGCAAGGCGACCGTGCCGATGGTCGAGGCCCGGCTGTGGATCCCGTTCGCGGGTGACGACAAGCTGCACCCTGCGGTCGCCGAGGTGCTCGCCGAGACCATCCTCACCGGCACCGCGCGACGCAACCGCATCGAGATCGACGCCGAGCTGGCGCTGATCGGCGGCGACATCGGCTGCGGCGTCGACCCGGAACGCCTGGTGTTGACCGGTTCCGCGCTCGCCGACAAGCTGCCGACGTTCCTCGACGTGCTCGGCGACGTCCTCACCGGCGCGACCTACGCCGACGAGGAGATCGCCCGCGAGAAGGAGCGGCTGGTCGAGCGGATCGCCGTCTCCCGCACCCAGCCGCGCACGATCGCCCGCGAAGCACTGCAGAAACACCGCTACGGCGACCACCCGGCCACCCGCGAGGTGCCGCAGGCCGAGGACGTCGCCGTCGTGACGCCCGAGCAGGTCCGCGCGCTGCACCAGGCGTCCGTGCAGGCCCGCGGTTCGGTGCTGGTGCTGGTCGGCGACATCGACCCCACCGCGGTGATCGGCGACCTGGAGAAGGTGCTCGGCGCCTGGGCGTCGGACCGCTCGGCCGTGCGGCTGCCGGCGTTGCCGGACCTGACCGGCCCGAGCGTGCTGCTGGTGCCGCGCGCCGGCGCCGTCCAGTCGCAGATCCGGCTGTCCGCGCAGACCGTGCCGCGCACGGACCCGGGGTACGCGGCGCTGCAGCTGGCGAACCTGGCCTACGGCGGGTACTTCTCGTCGCGGCTGGTCGAGAACATCCGCGAGAACAAGGGGTACACCTACTCCGCGCACTCCGGGTTCGAGTTCACCGACGGCACCGCGGTGGTCAACGTCGACGCGGACACCGCGACCGACGCGACCGCCCCGGCGCTGCTGGAGACCCGCTACGAGCTGGGCCGTCTCGGCCAGGTCCCGCCGGCGGGCGACGAGCTGGAGTCGGTGCGGCAGTACGCGATCGGCTCGCTGCTGACCTCGACGTCGTCGCAGTCCGGCCTGGCCGGCCAGGTGCTGGCGCTGGCCTCGACCGGGCTGGGCCTGGAGTGGCTCAACGAGCACCCGGCGCGGGTCGCCGCCGTGACCGCCGAAGAGGTGGCCGATGCGGCGCTGAAGTTCTTCGCCCCCAAGCGGTTCACCGGCGTGGTCGTCGGCGACGCGGCGGTGCTGGAACGCAAGCTCCTCGCGCTGGGCGACGTCGTAGTGGGCGAGCCGGCCTGATGTCCGTCCCGTTCTCCCTCGGTGCCCTGCCGACCCTGTCCCGGTCCACTGTGGACCGTCAGGAAGGCTTGCGCACCAACCCTTCACGATTGCTGAACCGCTGGGCTGACGCCCGGGTCGTCCTGCTGGACGACACCGGGCGCACCCCGGTCCTCGAGGGTTCGTCGGTGCTGGCGTTCCGCAAGGCCGTCGACTTCGGTGCTTCGCCGCCCGCCGACGCGGTGTTCCTCGGCGAGTGGCAGGACACCGACTACTGGTCGCTGCCGGGCGGCCCGACGGGCGAAGCCGACACGGTGAAGATGGCCGGGAGCTGGGGCTTCGTCGAAGAGGTCCCGCGCGTCGACGGTGAGATCTGGGTCGAGCTGCGTGGGTACGGCGACCTGCTGGACGACACGTCGGCCGGGCTGTTCACGACGGCGCAGGCGTTGCGCAACTGGCGTCGCCAGGCCAAGTTCTGCACCCGCTGCGGAAATCCCACGGAGCTGATCCAGTTCGGCTGGGCGAGCAAGTGCACGAACGACGGCCGCGAGGAGTACCCGCGCACGGACCCGGCGGTGATCTGCCTGGTCCACTCGCTGGAGGGCACGAACGGCTCCCACGTGCTGCTGGCCCGCCAGCCGATCTGGCCGGCCGGGCGCTATTCGGTGCTGGCCGGGTTCGTCGAGGCGGGCGAGTCGCTGGAGGCGTGCGTGCTCCGCGAGATCCGCGAAGAGGTGGGCGCGTCGGTGTCGGACGTGCGGTACCTCGGCAGCCAGCCGTGGCCGTTCCCGCGGTCGATCATGCTGGGCTTCACCGCCCGGGCGGACCGCACGCTGCCGCTGGTCCCGGCGGACGGCGAGATCGAGGAAGCGCTGTGGGTGTCGCGCGCGGAGGTGCGGGCGGCGTTCGAGAACAGTTCGTTGCGGAACGAAGGCGCCAAGCCGACCCCGATCGCGGACGGCGCGGCGGAGATCCTCCTGCCGGGCAACTCGTCCATCGCCCGGGTCATGCTCAAGGCCTGGGCGGACGCGGAGGAGTAAGTCATACGCCCCAAGGCGGCCTTGGTTGCGTCCCACGCACCGAAGGCCGCCTTGGTTGCGTCTGACGCACCGAAGGCCACATTGGGGGCGCTTGGCCCGTCAGTCGCGCCCGGCCGCTCGGGAGGGCTTCAGCGCAAGTCGCCGAGTTCTGTCACCGTGCGAGTCGGCGTGCCGGTGAAGTCGGGGACCCCGCCGTAGGCCAGGCTCAGCGTCTCCAGCCGGTAGCTCCACTCGCTGCCGCACAGGCACGTCGCCAACTCGCCGATCGGGCGCAAGGCGAACCGCGACGCGAAACCGGTCGATTCGTCGACATTCACCCGGTGGACCTGCCCGCCCGCGTGGTCCGGTAGCGGGAACACCGTCGGCACCCGGTTGCGCCGGGCAGCCGCGGCGCCGCCCCTGG is a window from the Amycolatopsis sp. NBC_00355 genome containing:
- a CDS encoding neutral zinc metallopeptidase, coding for MTAPAPVFTPGHAGPPPAMAFGPRFAPGYRPYVAKKSNAGVIVAVAIIGIVAVVGGLIAAVALTGGHSRHVADAGYSSTYPTETYSETTSDETTARTSSTEETTTRQTRTSGRETPTSQTPAGPHSVAATGDNPLFGSPNFGLQNVPCTLSRWATDQNSVTKFFQSGIACLDAMWSKALGGAELPFRTPNLSVPRSLSESSTPCGSGGTTTGVTPFYCPSNNTIYMPMDRIEIETWGNHPGPYLSILAHEYGHHVQNMAGISDAYGEQRYDAGADSAVGLELSRRMELEAQCFSGMFLGSASVSGGSVDKNIYNEAWNAQDRGDDYARNGKRDHGSAKHNISWWQHGATTNRSQQCNTWTASGGDVS
- a CDS encoding DUF2207 family protein produces the protein MLRKLGLVVAAGVLAAAGPAAAADGPTGPTAGPPLPAQPSEQVKKPQLLGSEVPGVQAPDGATADVALKLLRDGSLSVTEKVTVPGGQQLVSRVPLRVSAGDDQDRVFAVRDVKTEGAATSQATGDQLVLTFTGGSSTVTYLVDGVVADQNGRQQARWQAASGFDGPLAKLTASFIAPSPELSPVDCFAGPIGSSRRCTLSELDHTGVVRLEQNDVQPGDRVDLLVGLPANTTPATAKFADIGLLANAFALTPLTGVVFAVLLVLLVAAAVFVVRRRKQDAGALTAAAGPVEVLLRDGERVYFASPDGVLPGQVGTVIDETVDVVDISATVVDLAVRNYLWLAEVPGPDWQLARRNPPDEHLHDFERAVYETLLPAGTDAVLVSQLRARGGLDLRRISDAMYADVVTKRWFSRRPDTARGRLTWLGAGIFALGLVVTAILTFTAGYALLGVAVALAGLGVAAAAVLLPSRTARGRVLVGQVRGLLHYLHHAKAEDIPPGDREMVFSRSLPYAVVLGDTERWLGAFAALNPASDGTAGLYWYGGMEADSDLRRFGAHFPSFLTALDGLLTESGRATSR
- a CDS encoding DUF2207 family protein, with translation MRGRVVTAAALTLFLAVAGPAAAQDQPPPPALPQSAEIQLKVERDGALSVAEAVSVPNGVTMDRRVPLRVPAPHHRDRVYGVRDVVLEGSGTASVDNDAFAIHLTSGTSTVRYTVDGAVDGNRVTWELAGGWSTELKFLRASFAAPEIPTAVDCRAGPADSDFPCGAAQIDHAGLTRFSQQNLLAGQRMTATVELPAGTVPANARLVPAKTLAGAFVLTAPVGWAWAGFGALLLAAVVLVWLARRRDAEPGEPPKVELITANGEFASPEGVLPGHVGLLLHGRTGAADIAATVLDLAVRNYIWVSAEDGGWRLSRRNPPDEHLTSFERAVFAAVLPEDPVTLAELRRRHVVIAPDGLYADVVRRGWLAARPRRLGRAGVRVVFYGVFLTVLLALTAGYAQLGVILALAGAAAAVVSAALPARRRAGTDVARRLRGVAEELGSVWVKDLGKPQRELVFSRGLPYASALGELSAWVAAFDGLEHPPPVYWHSGGIGPDQAGSFATALAGTFAGARRGHLLDLVGPDGGSHPPAGKPGTAEPS
- a CDS encoding M16 family metallopeptidase: MADPELVRYTLDNGLRVVLAPDATAPVVGVSVHYDVGFRSEPEGRTGFAHLFEHLMFQGSESLEKLAHFRHVQSSGGTFNGSTHPDYTDYFEVLPSAALERALFLEADRMRAPKLTAENLANQIDVVKEEIRLNVLNRPYGGFPWITLPPVLYSTFPNAHNGYGGFEDLESATVEDCAAFFDTYYSPANAVLTVAGDFEVANAKDLIEQHFGDVPHRPAPQRPSFAEPLPTSELQGETIDPHAPLPALAVGYRMPDPINDVGGYLAYLVLAGVLTDGDGSRLQQRLVHKEPLVVDIGAGAGLFGPFEARDPDTFTITLIHPHEVPRERVLAALDDELEKIAENPPDEQELRKVTARWAASLHSEHDRLVSRTLALGSFELLYGDASLVYQLADRMSAVTSEAVSAAAKALRPDARAVLVVKPASEGTDEQ
- a CDS encoding M16 family metallopeptidase, which encodes MSSPTTSATHRSAEEIGRTERGPRPLPPLGEQRTAADLSHVDTTLANGLRVVAVRKATVPMVEARLWIPFAGDDKLHPAVAEVLAETILTGTARRNRIEIDAELALIGGDIGCGVDPERLVLTGSALADKLPTFLDVLGDVLTGATYADEEIAREKERLVERIAVSRTQPRTIAREALQKHRYGDHPATREVPQAEDVAVVTPEQVRALHQASVQARGSVLVLVGDIDPTAVIGDLEKVLGAWASDRSAVRLPALPDLTGPSVLLVPRAGAVQSQIRLSAQTVPRTDPGYAALQLANLAYGGYFSSRLVENIRENKGYTYSAHSGFEFTDGTAVVNVDADTATDATAPALLETRYELGRLGQVPPAGDELESVRQYAIGSLLTSTSSQSGLAGQVLALASTGLGLEWLNEHPARVAAVTAEEVADAALKFFAPKRFTGVVVGDAAVLERKLLALGDVVVGEPA
- the nudC gene encoding NAD(+) diphosphatase, whose protein sequence is MSVPFSLGALPTLSRSTVDRQEGLRTNPSRLLNRWADARVVLLDDTGRTPVLEGSSVLAFRKAVDFGASPPADAVFLGEWQDTDYWSLPGGPTGEADTVKMAGSWGFVEEVPRVDGEIWVELRGYGDLLDDTSAGLFTTAQALRNWRRQAKFCTRCGNPTELIQFGWASKCTNDGREEYPRTDPAVICLVHSLEGTNGSHVLLARQPIWPAGRYSVLAGFVEAGESLEACVLREIREEVGASVSDVRYLGSQPWPFPRSIMLGFTARADRTLPLVPADGEIEEALWVSRAEVRAAFENSSLRNEGAKPTPIADGAAEILLPGNSSIARVMLKAWADAEE